TGGAAAAAACTAAGGGCAATGATGGGTGAAAACATGTATAGTTTAGCAAGCAGTGAAATACCAATGCACATTAGAAATGCCCCAACTAGGTTAATGGAAGAGCTGGGCTATCATAAAGGTTACAAATACAATCCGGATTATGTTGACGGAAAAGTCAAGCAAGATTACTTTCCCAAAGAAATACTAGAGAAATGTCCAAATAAGAACGATTTAAAGTTTCTGGATGGTAGGCATCTGGGGGATAAAGAGGATCCTGATCTGAAGGAGACATATAAGAGTTAATCACATGTTTGGTATACATTTAACAATGTAACGTCTAGTTgtttatttcctttttttactcGATGCCGATTTTGGTTATTTTACGCTCGGGAAATATTCATTGCTGGCACGTTTTTGTGCAGCATGAGCGGTATAGGCTATAATTTTATATAATCAATGGACGtgtaccttttttttcagggCTGGAAAAGTCTCGCGGATCTATCTGAGGAGGATGGTAACTTACAGGAACCTTATAAGAAGACCACATTGTTCTCGAATcattttatcttttcctCGACTGTCAGCATTTGACAGGAAATATACTTGAACGATATAGAGTACGTAAAAATGGACAGTAagcggaaaaaaagaagcgTCACTGCTAGCACGATATTAATAGTTTTTGTCACATGCTGTCTTTATACACTATATATCTTGAAGTTCGAGAACCCTAGGTCATCTTCGCCAGTTTCTTTATTGCCCACAATTAACaccttgaagaaaattgagCATGTAACGGATCTAAACCAAGAATATGTGTTTGTTGGTGACATTCACGGCAATTATGATGAGTTCATCGAACTCATCGATGACAAGATTGGGGGGCTGAGGGAAAATACAACGATGATATTGCTTGGTGATTTCATTCACAAAGGTCCGGACTCGGATAAGGTAGTCTCGTACATCCTAAATCATAAGGATCAGGTAAAATGCGTGCTGGGTAATCATGAAATATTGGTTATGATGGCTTACCTGAATCCAGATTACTCACAGTGGGTAAGACACCCCAAACTGATGATACCATTAACTTTCAGTACTGAAACTGATTTCATACCACAGGACATCTCAAAGATTAGCGGGGCACATGCGCGATTGGCTCACGAACTCGggttttccaaattgaGCCAGCTGGCAGAACACTGCTCAATGGTCATCGAACTGGATTTGGATGTTACTGATGATAAACTTTTTGGCGTACATGCAGGGATGTTACCAGGAGATTTCATCAAGTCAAACCAAATCCCTAGCGTGAGCTCTTTGTCGAACATGAAGTTTGTTAATAAGAAGCACTGGTCAAAAACATCACgtgagaaagaaaacaaaaattatgtCAGATGGTTTACGATGTGGGACAAGTATGGAGACAGTTTTAGTAATGCCAAGGTGTTTTATGGGCACGACGCCTCCATGGGGTTGAACCTACGGAAACAGACCAAGGGTCTGGATACAGCATGTGTCAAGGACAACTTACTTTCTTCCATGAGAGTTAAGTACAACGGAAAGAAGGAACAGTATGAATACACACTAATTCAAGTTGAGTGTTCCTagatagaaaaaaagtatatatGCACATATTAGATCTTGTATAAGACACAAAACAGTCAAAGCATGGCTATGATTACGTAAGTCGCATAGCTCTGCATCTCAAAGTCTCGATAGGGCGTAGCACAAAGCCACTACTAATACTGTGCGCACTACCCGCCTGGGCTTCCTTGTTGAAGTTCCAAAAGCTGACGAAAAGCGAAAacaaaactgaaaacagATTATCGCaatcatttcttcaacacCCAACATCCAGCACCTAAACACCATCAACACGTTTAGACAAAACAAACCCATAGCCCAAACAGTAGTAAAGACAAACTGCTGTAGACGCATCCGCTGGAAGAAGACACCATTTAAGTAGCATTTATCTCACAATGTCTAGTCCAGATGACTTTGAAACTGCACCAGCTGAGTTTGTTGATGCATTGGATCCGAGCATGGTCGTTGTTGACAATGACCCTACCGCAGCCGCTGCCCCATCGGATTCTGCGGCTGATGTGAAGGCTGCACAAAATACAGAGAATCCTGCTGTTGATAATGACGAGGGCAGCGAGAAAGTGGATCAGGTTGAAGGTGAAAACAAAGGCGACAATGCCACTGAAGCTTCTGCGACGACTGCCACATCTTCCGCTACTGATGCGGATGCCGTTACTGACATTACAGAGGCCTCTACTGTTGTTGCCGCTGCTTCTGTTTCTGCTACTGACGGCGCCGCTGCTGAGGAGAAAAAGGAACAGGTTAATGCACCTCCTCTGTTAAATATGAAGTTCTACCTGAATCGAGACGCAGATGCGCAtgattctttgaatgaCGTGGATCAATTAGCGCGCCTGATTAGGGCAAACGGCGGTGAAGTGCTAGACTCCAAGCCAAAAGAACCAAAAGAGAACGTTTTCATTGTATCACCTTATAATCACACCAACCTACCAACGGTCACTCCAACTTATATCAAGGCGTGTTGTCAAAGCAACTCGCTATTGAACATGGATAATTACTTGGTTCCCTACGATAACTTTAGAGAAGTCGTTGATAGTAGATTGCAGGACGAGCCCAACTCCAATAGCAGAAATGACAGTAATAGCAATAGTAACGATCCAGCCGGGCCAAAAATAGAAGGAGTCTCTGAAAATTCCAACAGTGCTATGGAAGTATCAAACAAGGGCAAGGTTGTGGTTGACGCAAAGCAACAAGCTAGATTACAAGAGCAAGCGCAGCTACTTCGCCAACATGTAAGCAGTGCCGCGTCAATGGCAAGCAGCGGTAATAATGACTTGGTTCAAATCGAACAACCTCACGCAGATATTtccaataataacaatagtaATGTCGACGATGCCGAGAATGATTTATTAGCACAGGATAACAATGGCCAAGCAACGGATGAGGGTGATTCGTCCTTCCAAGCGCAAAGACCCATGATGTCAAGAGGCACTTTGACCTCCCACAATAAAGCTTCATTtacagatgaagaagatgagttTATTTTGGATGTCGtgagaaaaaatccaaCCAGGCGTACCACTCATACCCTTTATGACGAAATTTCTCATTATGTTCCTAATCATACAGGTAATTCCATTAGACATAGATTTAGGGTATATCTCTCCAAGAGATTAGAATATGTTTATGAAGTTGACAAATTTGGCAAACTGGTTAGAGACGATGATGGAAACCTAATCAAAACTAAG
The Saccharomyces kudriavzevii IFO 1802 strain IFO1802 genome assembly, chromosome: 14 DNA segment above includes these coding regions:
- the PPN2 gene encoding putative serine/threonine-protein phosphatase (similar to Saccharomyces cerevisiae YNL217W; ancestral locus Anc_2.28) codes for the protein MDSKRKKRSVTASTILIVFVTCCLYTLYILKFENPRSSSPVSLLPTINTLKKIEHVTDLNQEYVFVGDIHGNYDEFIELIDDKIGGLRENTTMILLGDFIHKGPDSDKVVSYILNHKDQVKCVLGNHEILVMMAYLNPDYSQWVRHPKLMIPLTFSTETDFIPQDISKISGAHARLAHELGFSKLSQLAEHCSMVIELDLDVTDDKLFGVHAGMLPGDFIKSNQIPSVSSLSNMKFVNKKHWSKTSREKENKNYVRWFTMWDKYGDSFSNAKVFYGHDASMGLNLRKQTKGLDTACVKDNLLSSMRVKYNGKKEQYEYTLIQVECS
- the RAP1 gene encoding DNA-binding transcription factor RAP1 (similar to Saccharomyces cerevisiae RAP1 (YNL216W); ancestral locus Anc_2.29); this translates as MSSPDDFETAPAEFVDALDPSMVVVDNDPTAAAAPSDSAADVKAAQNTENPAVDNDEGSEKVDQVEGENKGDNATEASATTATSSATDADAVTDITEASTVVAAASVSATDGAAAEEKKEQVNAPPLLNMKFYLNRDADAHDSLNDVDQLARLIRANGGEVLDSKPKEPKENVFIVSPYNHTNLPTVTPTYIKACCQSNSLLNMDNYLVPYDNFREVVDSRLQDEPNSNSRNDSNSNSNDPAGPKIEGVSENSNSAMEVSNKGKVVVDAKQQARLQEQAQLLRQHVSSAASMASSGNNDLVQIEQPHADISNNNNSNVDDAENDLLAQDNNGQATDEGDSSFQAQRPMMSRGTLTSHNKASFTDEEDEFILDVVRKNPTRRTTHTLYDEISHYVPNHTGNSIRHRFRVYLSKRLEYVYEVDKFGKLVRDDDGNLIKTKVLPPSIKRKFSADEDYTLAIAVKKQFYRDLFQIDPDTGRSLITDEDTPTAIARRNMTMDPNHVPGNEPNFAAYRTQSRRGPIAREFFKHFAEEHPTHTENAWRDRFRKFLLAYGIDDYISYYEAEKAQNREPEPMKNLTNRPKRPGVPTPGNYNSAAKRARTYGSQRNAQPTANAASANAAAAAAAAASNSYAIPENELLDEDTMNFISSLKNDLSNISNSLPFEYPHEIAEAIRSDFSNEDIYDNIDPDTISFPPKIATTDLFLPLFFHFGSTRQFMDKLHDVISGDYEPSQAEKLVQDLCDETGIRKNFSTSILTCLSGDLMVFPRYFLNMFKDSVNPPPNVPGIWTREDDESLKDNDQEQIRKLVKKHGTGRMEMRKRFFEKDLL